One stretch of Chiroxiphia lanceolata isolate bChiLan1 chromosome 1, bChiLan1.pri, whole genome shotgun sequence DNA includes these proteins:
- the NDUFB9 gene encoding NADH dehydrogenase [ubiquinone] 1 beta subcomplex subunit 9, producing MAAYLTHQQKVLRLYKKSLRHLESWCIYRDKYRYFACLLRERFDKNKDVKDMVKATQLLRAGEEEFWANQHPQPYIFPDSPGGTSYERYECYKIPEWCLDFWHPSEKAMYPDYFAKREQWKKLQRESWEKEIKQLEEETPADGPKTEALPPARKEGHLPPLWWQYVTRPRGIPM from the exons ATGGCCGCGTACCTGACGCACCAGCAGAAGGTGTTGCGGCTGTACAAGAAATCCCTGCGGCACCTCGAGTCCTGGTGCATCTACCG GGACAAGTACCGCTACTTCGCCTGCCTCCTGAGGGAGCGCTTCGATAAGAACAAGGATGTGAAGGACATGGTGAAAGCCACCCAGCTGCTGAGGGCGGGCGAGGAGGAGTTCTGGgccaaccagcacccccagccctaCATCTTCCCCGATTCTCCCGGGGGCACGTCCTACGAGAGATACGAGTGCTACAAG attCCTGAATGGTGCTTGGATTTCTGGCATCCTTCTGAGAAGGCAATGTATCCTGATTACTTTGCCAAACGAGAGCAATGGAAGAAGCTACAGcgggagagctgggaaaaagaG ATTAAGCAGTTGGAGGAAGAAACCCCAGCGGATGGTCCAAAAACTGAAGCTTTGCCTCCAGCTCGGAAGGAAGGGCACCTGCCCCCGCTGTGGTGGCAGTACGTCACCCGGCCCCGGGGAATACCCATGTAA